In one window of Leptospira sp. WS92.C1 DNA:
- a CDS encoding NADH-quinone oxidoreductase subunit N, with translation MNLIPNLLDLFSILPSLILAGGGVFLVCLCVLFKTREFLIVRYMSGLLLLIAFGSVFYTSFRFPGNGTYFGGQIENSILSFWLNLVYISMAIGTAAIAPRILKNYNVQFPEFYPLLLFATCGMMLMTSGQDFILVFTALELMSICLYILIGMARSDLFSLEATLKYFLLGGFSSGFMLMGIAFLFGGSGSTNITIALKPIIVMGYQGNFAKIGLVLFLTGVAFKIALFPYHAWTPDAYEGALTPVTGFMATAAKAASMGLLLVLYTKLPLTLDDTTWAWLPGILALFSMVYGNLLALKQENLKRMLAYSSIAHAGYIVAGIAAGVREEVLFYLIVYCFMSLGAFAILAYLEEGTRQVTFFSVQSLSGVKPFTAIAINIFFMSLAGVPPFGGFWAKLFLFQKLAESESLMNRILLIGGVTNSALALYYYLRIGIATFMSSDEGEVTRNHSAPYSIGVTSVVVVCFFMVAAGWFLLVPGNLLAIGALQYLSSGF, from the coding sequence ATGAATTTGATTCCAAACCTTCTTGATCTATTCTCCATTCTGCCCTCTTTGATTTTAGCGGGAGGCGGGGTTTTTCTCGTTTGTTTGTGTGTTCTTTTTAAAACCAGAGAATTTCTGATCGTACGATACATGTCCGGATTGCTTTTATTGATCGCATTCGGAAGCGTGTTTTACACGTCGTTCCGATTTCCCGGAAACGGAACCTATTTCGGAGGTCAGATAGAAAATTCCATTTTATCCTTTTGGCTCAATCTCGTATATATCTCGATGGCGATCGGAACCGCTGCCATAGCCCCTAGAATATTAAAAAATTATAATGTTCAATTTCCCGAATTCTATCCTCTGTTATTGTTCGCGACTTGCGGGATGATGTTGATGACTTCGGGACAGGATTTTATTCTCGTATTTACAGCACTCGAACTGATGAGTATCTGTCTTTATATTTTGATAGGAATGGCGAGAAGCGATCTATTTTCCTTGGAAGCGACCTTGAAGTATTTTCTTTTGGGAGGCTTTTCCTCGGGGTTTATGCTGATGGGAATCGCGTTTCTTTTCGGGGGAAGCGGATCCACAAATATCACGATAGCATTGAAACCGATCATCGTGATGGGATATCAGGGTAATTTTGCAAAGATAGGGCTTGTATTGTTTTTAACGGGGGTTGCGTTTAAGATCGCACTCTTTCCGTATCACGCGTGGACCCCGGACGCATACGAAGGGGCTCTTACCCCGGTCACGGGATTTATGGCGACCGCTGCGAAAGCGGCTTCCATGGGATTGCTCCTCGTTCTTTATACAAAACTTCCTCTGACTTTGGATGATACGACTTGGGCTTGGCTGCCCGGAATTCTCGCGTTGTTTTCGATGGTGTATGGAAATTTATTAGCACTCAAACAAGAGAATTTAAAACGAATGCTCGCGTATTCGTCGATCGCACACGCGGGGTATATCGTCGCCGGAATTGCCGCCGGAGTCAGGGAAGAAGTATTATTTTATCTGATCGTGTATTGTTTTATGAGCTTGGGTGCTTTTGCGATTCTTGCCTATCTTGAAGAAGGAACGAGACAGGTCACTTTTTTCTCGGTTCAATCCTTATCCGGGGTCAAACCGTTTACCGCGATTGCGATTAATATTTTCTTTATGTCTTTGGCGGGCGTTCCTCCGTTTGGAGGATTTTGGGCAAAGCTCTTTTTATTTCAAAAGTTGGCGGAATCGGAATCATTGATGAATCGAATCCTATTGATCGGGGGAGTCACGAACTCGGCACTTGCGTTATACTACTATCTCCGGATCGGAATCGCCACTTTTATGAGTAGCGACGAAGGAGAAGTGACACGAAATCATTCCGCACCTTACAGTATCGGGGTGACCTCAGTCGTAGTGGTTTGTTTTTTTATGGTAGCCGCAGGATGGTTTTTGCTCGTTCCCGGAAACCTCCTTGCAATCGGCGCGCTTCAATATCTCAGTTCCGGATTTTGA
- a CDS encoding septum formation inhibitor Maf, producing MKPAETIWIFCLLLSFCNESDPSVSFADLDPKERFRFYWEAGKAEIDSYELSQVRYGENHNGTAVLIFVTEDFSKSKQVKLDHPELDETDRVKILKLNLVKNFVTGIYAYSMIFSIFTPIDLQNHPRTLKESMSSQEWCGNAFIQLNLRKNRFEVESYSYFEEEGDRKFELENELLEDELWTRLRLDPDRIPMGEVKLIPGLFHVRLNHKDLKPLRAVISKQTQKTETVYTIRYLTEERTLRIRIESSFPYKILAWEETFLDFNGHLMTTYATLQSTVLSDYWNQNRNRFRDERKKLKLPDSSLY from the coding sequence ATGAAACCCGCAGAGACGATCTGGATTTTTTGCCTGCTTCTTTCTTTTTGTAACGAATCCGATCCTTCCGTCTCCTTTGCTGATTTAGATCCCAAGGAAAGATTCCGTTTTTATTGGGAAGCGGGAAAGGCAGAGATCGATTCTTACGAACTGAGCCAGGTTCGTTACGGAGAAAATCATAACGGAACGGCGGTTTTGATTTTTGTGACCGAGGATTTTTCAAAATCAAAACAAGTTAAATTGGATCATCCCGAACTTGACGAAACGGATCGAGTCAAGATTCTAAAATTGAATTTAGTTAAGAACTTTGTGACGGGAATTTACGCGTATTCCATGATCTTTTCAATTTTTACCCCGATCGATCTACAGAATCATCCTCGTACCTTAAAAGAATCCATGTCTTCTCAAGAATGGTGCGGAAACGCATTTATTCAACTCAATTTACGAAAGAATCGATTTGAAGTGGAATCCTATTCTTATTTTGAAGAAGAAGGGGATCGTAAATTCGAACTTGAAAACGAATTGCTCGAGGACGAACTTTGGACCCGATTGAGGTTGGATCCGGATCGGATTCCGATGGGAGAAGTCAAACTGATTCCGGGACTTTTTCACGTTAGACTCAATCATAAAGATTTAAAACCGTTAAGAGCGGTGATCTCAAAACAAACGCAGAAAACTGAAACGGTGTATACGATTCGGTATCTCACAGAGGAAAGAACTCTTAGGATTCGAATCGAATCTTCCTTTCCGTATAAAATTCTCGCGTGGGAGGAAACCTTTCTCGATTTTAACGGGCATCTTATGACAACCTATGCGACTTTGCAATCGACGGTGTTAAGCGACTATTGGAATCAAAATCGAAATCGATTTCGAGACGAGCGAAAAAAACTTAAACTCCCGGATTCTTCTTTGTATTAA
- a CDS encoding TIGR04452 family lipoprotein, with translation MKTDRSLFLLFLFFFQCAYVDINPSLVSGTEAKEIISDRLLVNQIIHSIGLNQAEPNRSYSTTALVFTFLIPDSIGIDEKQMYQKEAVNECADQIFFVSLTISTQLSFFVCKASNPPISIPFVSKKI, from the coding sequence ATGAAGACGGATCGGTCTCTCTTTCTCCTTTTTTTATTTTTCTTTCAATGTGCCTATGTGGATATCAATCCTAGTCTTGTGTCCGGAACGGAAGCTAAGGAAATCATATCCGATCGATTGTTAGTAAATCAAATCATCCATTCTATCGGATTGAATCAGGCCGAGCCGAATCGATCGTATTCAACGACAGCACTCGTTTTTACTTTTCTAATTCCGGATTCTATCGGAATCGACGAGAAACAAATGTATCAAAAAGAAGCGGTGAATGAATGCGCAGACCAAATTTTTTTCGTTTCACTTACAATTTCCACTCAATTATCCTTTTTTGTTTGTAAGGCTTCAAATCCTCCGATCAGCATTCCGTTTGTGAGTAAAAAGATATAA